The proteins below come from a single Pseudomonas chlororaphis genomic window:
- a CDS encoding DeoR faimly transcriptional regulator, with product MTHNAIQRLLLKRFALAAATYALALVLLWLAFFSGHYLDSLRGVVIGSLLVVVCQAGLFALFITGRNLRFADPSLTEIQVLIGLGWQTWMMAHLDQARGVFLVFYVLILLFGLFHLTRRVFVRCAMLVFFSFTGITLWDGYFFRLPDPTLAGLQVCVLFMVLVWLVFYARYVQTSRQRMRQRRFALQAHQDTLRGMMRQLEDLVATDELTGLFNRRHFLRLASRELNTLRPGVAHGLALIDLDHFKRINDLHGHAAGDQVLQAFASVATACLREGDVLARYGGEEFVMLLPACDPSRLTACCERLRLAFTEVELVGLQVGALSLSAGMTMLEMGDDLDNALQRADQALYRAKRDGRNRCAAAWESVDA from the coding sequence TTGACCCATAACGCCATCCAACGTCTTTTGCTGAAACGCTTCGCTCTGGCGGCTGCGACTTACGCGCTGGCACTGGTGTTGTTGTGGCTGGCATTTTTCAGTGGTCACTACCTCGATTCGTTGCGCGGTGTCGTCATCGGCAGCTTGCTCGTGGTGGTGTGCCAGGCAGGGTTGTTCGCGTTGTTCATCACCGGTCGCAACCTGCGCTTCGCGGACCCCAGCCTGACCGAAATACAAGTGTTGATCGGCCTCGGCTGGCAGACCTGGATGATGGCGCACCTGGACCAGGCCCGAGGCGTGTTCCTGGTGTTCTACGTGCTCATCCTGCTGTTCGGCCTGTTCCACCTGACACGCCGGGTCTTCGTGCGCTGCGCGATGCTGGTGTTCTTCAGCTTTACCGGCATTACCCTCTGGGATGGCTATTTCTTCCGGCTCCCCGACCCCACGCTGGCCGGGTTGCAGGTGTGCGTGCTGTTCATGGTGCTGGTGTGGCTGGTGTTCTACGCGCGCTACGTCCAGACCTCGCGCCAGCGCATGCGCCAGCGACGGTTTGCCTTGCAGGCGCACCAGGACACGTTGCGCGGCATGATGCGCCAGCTCGAAGACCTGGTGGCCACCGATGAGCTCACCGGGTTGTTCAACCGCCGGCATTTCCTGCGCCTGGCGTCCCGCGAGCTCAACACCCTGCGGCCCGGCGTTGCCCATGGCCTGGCGTTGATCGACCTCGACCATTTCAAGCGCATCAACGATCTGCACGGCCACGCCGCCGGCGACCAGGTGCTCCAAGCGTTCGCCAGTGTCGCCACGGCCTGCCTGCGCGAAGGCGATGTGCTGGCCCGTTACGGCGGCGAGGAGTTCGTCATGCTCCTGCCTGCCTGCGACCCGTCGCGTCTGACGGCCTGCTGCGAGCGATTGCGCCTGGCGTTCACCGAGGTCGAGTTGGTCGGGCTGCAGGTCGGGGCGCTGAGCTTGTCGGCGGGCATGACGATGCTGGAAATGGGCGATGACCTGGACAACGCGTTGCAACGCGCCGACCAGGCCCTGTACCGTGCCAAGCGAGACGGCCGCAATCGTTGCGCTGCCGCTTGGGAGAGCGTCGATGCCTGA
- a CDS encoding cytochrome C biogenesis protein CcmE — protein MLPTTRTLRLSLYTLLILAGAAVAATLAMRHAERAALEEDAHRASQQLALYANSLHTLIERYRALPAVLALDPELRSALKGPVEGAQQDALNRKLEQINGAAQSSTLELLDHNGLAVAASNWQLPSSYVGHNYGFRPYFIQTRTQGTGRFYAVGVTSGIPGYFLSSAVTGDHGEFLGAMVVKLEFPELEREWRQGSDTLLVSDARGIVFIANRPGWRYRHLQPLTDSDRAELKTTRQYDKQPLQPLAIESLRRFDDNSHLARVAAPNGTADYLWESLPLSAEGWTLHLLRHPQIAFEDLRNAGLAAAGSWLALVFLLLFLNQRWRLAKLRQRSREELERLVEVRTRDLRTAQDGLVQSAKLAALGQMSAALAHEINQPLTAQRMQLATLRLLLDHGRVDDAYKALKPVDDMLTRMAALTGHLKTFARKSPSGLRERLDLAAVVDQALQLLDTRLRDEQVSTVLHLTRPAWVRGDAIRLEQVLINLLRNALDAMAGQPLKRLEVRLEADEQLWRLCVSDSGCGIAEEHLAQVFDPFFTTKAVGDGLGLGLAVSFAIIHESGGRLTADNHEHGAVFCVTLPIDQEAQLHA, from the coding sequence ATGTTGCCAACCACCCGCACCTTGCGCCTGTCGCTGTACACCTTGCTGATCCTTGCCGGCGCGGCAGTCGCCGCCACCCTCGCCATGCGCCACGCCGAGCGTGCCGCCCTGGAAGAGGACGCTCACCGAGCGAGCCAGCAATTGGCGCTGTACGCCAACTCCCTGCACACCCTGATCGAACGCTACCGCGCCCTGCCCGCCGTGCTGGCGCTGGACCCCGAGTTGCGCTCGGCCCTCAAGGGGCCGGTCGAGGGCGCGCAGCAGGACGCCTTGAATCGCAAGCTGGAGCAGATCAACGGTGCCGCCCAATCGTCCACCTTGGAGTTGCTCGACCATAACGGCCTGGCCGTCGCGGCCAGCAACTGGCAACTGCCCAGCAGCTATGTCGGACACAACTACGGGTTCCGGCCCTACTTCATCCAGACCCGCACCCAGGGCACCGGGCGCTTTTATGCGGTGGGCGTCACCAGCGGCATACCGGGCTATTTCCTCTCCAGCGCGGTGACCGGCGACCACGGCGAATTCCTCGGCGCCATGGTGGTGAAACTGGAGTTTCCAGAGCTTGAACGCGAATGGCGCCAGGGCAGCGACACCCTGCTGGTCAGTGATGCCCGGGGTATCGTGTTCATCGCCAATCGGCCGGGCTGGCGCTATCGCCACTTGCAGCCGTTGACCGACAGCGACCGCGCCGAACTCAAGACTACCCGCCAGTACGACAAGCAACCGCTGCAACCGTTGGCCATCGAATCGCTACGACGCTTTGACGACAACAGCCATCTGGCCCGTGTCGCCGCCCCCAACGGCACTGCCGACTACCTTTGGGAGTCCCTGCCGTTGAGCGCCGAAGGCTGGACGCTGCACCTGCTGCGCCACCCGCAGATCGCCTTCGAGGACCTGCGCAACGCCGGGCTTGCCGCCGCCGGATCATGGCTGGCGCTGGTGTTCCTGCTGCTGTTTCTCAACCAGCGCTGGCGCCTGGCCAAACTTCGCCAGCGCAGTCGCGAAGAGCTTGAGCGGCTGGTGGAAGTCCGTACCCGAGACCTGCGCACGGCCCAGGACGGCCTGGTGCAATCGGCCAAGCTGGCGGCCCTGGGGCAGATGTCCGCGGCCCTGGCCCACGAGATCAACCAGCCACTGACCGCCCAGCGCATGCAACTGGCCACGTTGCGCCTGCTGCTGGACCATGGCCGGGTCGACGATGCCTATAAGGCCCTCAAGCCGGTGGACGACATGCTGACCCGCATGGCCGCCCTCACCGGCCACCTGAAAACCTTCGCCCGCAAGAGCCCCAGCGGCCTGCGCGAACGGCTCGACCTGGCGGCGGTGGTGGACCAGGCCCTGCAATTGCTGGACACCCGTCTACGGGACGAACAGGTCAGCACCGTGCTGCACCTGACGCGTCCGGCATGGGTGCGTGGCGATGCGATCCGCCTCGAACAGGTATTGATCAACCTTCTGCGCAACGCCCTCGACGCCATGGCCGGGCAGCCCCTCAAGCGCCTGGAAGTACGCCTGGAGGCCGATGAACAACTGTGGCGCCTGTGCGTGAGCGACAGCGGCTGCGGGATCGCCGAGGAGCACCTGGCCCAGGTGTTCGACCCGTTCTTCACCACCAAGGCAGTGGGCGACGGCCTGGGGCTGGGGCTGGCGGTGTCGTTTGCGATCATTCATGAGTCGGGTGGGCGCCTGACAGCGGACAACCATGAACACGGCGCGGTATTCTGCGTGACCTTGCCCATCGACCAGGAGGCGCAGTTGCATGCTTGA
- a CDS encoding fumarate hydratase (catalyzes the formation of fumarate from malate), whose amino-acid sequence MTVIKQDDLIQSVADALQFISYYHPVDFIQAMHEAYLREESPAARDSMAQILINSRMCATGHRPICQDTGIVTVFVRVGMDVRWDGATMSLDDMINEGVRRAYNLPENVLRASILADPAGARKNTKDNTPAVIHYSIVPGNTVEVDVAAKGGGSENKSKMAMLNPSDSIVDWVLKTVPTMGAGWCPPGMLGIGIGGTAEKAAVMAKEVLMESIDIHELKARGPQNRIEEMRLELFEKVNQLGIGAQGLGGLTTVLDVKIMDYPTHAASLPVCMIPNCAATRHAHFVLDGSGPAELEAPPLDAYPEIVWEAGPSARRVNLDTLTPEEVQSWKPGETVLLNGKMLTGRDAAHKRMVEMLNKGETLPVDLKGRFIYYVGPVDPVGDEVVGPAGPTTATRMDKFTRQILEQTGLLGMIGKSERGPTAIEAIKDNKAVYLMAVGGAAYLVAQAIRKSKVLAFAELGMEAIYEFEVKDMPVTVAVDSQGESVHITGPAIWQKKISDSLAVEVQ is encoded by the coding sequence ATGACCGTGATCAAGCAAGACGACCTGATTCAGAGCGTTGCCGACGCCCTGCAATTCATTTCCTACTACCACCCCGTGGACTTCATCCAGGCGATGCACGAGGCCTACCTGCGCGAAGAATCGCCGGCGGCCCGTGACTCCATGGCGCAGATCCTGATCAACTCGCGCATGTGCGCCACCGGCCACCGGCCGATCTGCCAGGACACCGGCATCGTGACCGTGTTCGTGCGCGTGGGCATGGACGTGCGTTGGGATGGCGCGACCATGAGCCTGGACGACATGATCAACGAGGGCGTACGTCGCGCCTACAACCTGCCGGAAAACGTCCTGCGCGCATCGATCCTCGCCGACCCGGCAGGCGCCCGCAAGAACACCAAGGACAACACGCCAGCGGTCATCCACTACTCCATCGTCCCGGGCAACACCGTGGAAGTGGACGTGGCGGCCAAGGGCGGCGGCTCCGAGAACAAGTCCAAGATGGCCATGCTCAACCCGTCCGACTCCATCGTCGACTGGGTACTCAAGACCGTTCCGACCATGGGTGCCGGCTGGTGCCCGCCGGGCATGCTGGGCATCGGCATCGGCGGTACCGCCGAGAAAGCCGCCGTCATGGCCAAGGAAGTGTTGATGGAATCCATCGACATCCACGAGCTGAAGGCGCGCGGCCCGCAGAATCGCATCGAAGAAATGCGCCTGGAGCTGTTCGAGAAGGTCAACCAGCTGGGCATCGGCGCCCAGGGCCTGGGTGGCCTGACCACCGTGCTCGACGTGAAGATCATGGACTACCCGACCCACGCCGCCTCCCTGCCGGTGTGCATGATCCCCAACTGCGCCGCCACCCGTCACGCCCACTTCGTGCTCGACGGCTCGGGCCCGGCGGAGCTGGAAGCGCCACCGCTGGACGCCTACCCGGAAATCGTCTGGGAAGCCGGCCCTTCGGCTCGCCGCGTTAACCTCGATACCCTGACCCCGGAAGAAGTGCAGAGCTGGAAGCCGGGCGAAACCGTGCTGCTCAACGGCAAGATGCTCACCGGTCGCGACGCGGCGCACAAGCGCATGGTCGAGATGCTGAACAAAGGTGAAACCTTGCCGGTGGACCTCAAGGGCCGCTTCATCTACTACGTCGGCCCGGTCGACCCGGTGGGTGACGAAGTCGTGGGCCCGGCAGGCCCGACCACCGCCACGCGGATGGACAAGTTCACCCGCCAGATCCTCGAACAGACCGGCCTGCTGGGCATGATCGGCAAATCCGAGCGCGGTCCGACCGCCATCGAAGCGATCAAGGACAACAAGGCCGTGTACCTGATGGCCGTCGGCGGCGCCGCTTACCTGGTGGCCCAGGCGATCCGCAAATCCAAGGTCCTGGCGTTCGCCGAGCTGGGCATGGAAGCGATCTACGAGTTCGAGGTCAAGGACATGCCGGTGACGGTCGCCGTGGACAGCCAGGGTGAGTCGGTGCACATCACCGGCCCGGCCATCTGGCAAAAGAAAATCAGCGACAGCCTGGCGGTAGAAGTGCAGTAA
- a CDS encoding C4-dicarboxylate ABC transporter, with protein sequence MLDSVMVVDDEGSIRSAVEQWLSLSGFQVQLFSRAEDCLAQLPEHYPGVILSDVRMPGLSGLELLAEVRRRDPDLPVILLTGHGDVPMAVEAMRDGAYDFLEKPFSPEALLGSLRRALDKRTLVLENRRLHEQADARARLDGTLLGVSRALQNLRRQVLDLAALPVNVLIRGETGSGKELVARCLHDFGPRASKPFVALNCAAIPEPLFEAELFGHESGAFTGAQGKRIGKLEYAHGGTLFLDEIESMPLAQQVKLLRVLQEQKLERLGSNQSIHVDLRIIAATKPDLLDEARAGRFREDLAYRLNIAELRLPPLRERREDIPLLFEHFTHSAAERLGRTAAPLSGPQLNHLLSHAWPGNVRELANVAERQVLGLDQPHTLDSEPGQSLAAQQEAFEAQCLRAALTRHKGDVKAVLEELQLPRRTFNEKLQRHGLNREMFLQDN encoded by the coding sequence ATGCTTGATTCAGTCATGGTCGTGGATGACGAAGGCAGCATCCGCAGTGCCGTCGAGCAATGGTTGAGCCTGTCGGGGTTCCAGGTGCAGTTGTTCAGTCGCGCCGAAGACTGCCTGGCGCAATTGCCGGAGCACTACCCCGGGGTGATCCTCAGCGATGTGCGCATGCCCGGCCTCAGCGGCCTGGAACTGCTGGCCGAAGTGCGCCGCCGCGACCCGGACCTGCCAGTGATCCTGTTGACCGGCCACGGTGACGTGCCGATGGCCGTGGAAGCCATGCGCGACGGCGCCTACGACTTCCTGGAAAAGCCCTTCAGCCCCGAAGCCCTGCTCGGCAGCCTGCGCCGGGCCCTGGACAAGCGCACCCTGGTCCTGGAGAACCGTCGCCTGCACGAACAGGCCGACGCCAGGGCCCGCCTCGACGGGACGCTGCTGGGCGTGTCCCGCGCCTTGCAGAACCTGCGCCGCCAGGTGCTGGACTTGGCCGCGTTGCCGGTCAACGTCCTGATCCGCGGCGAAACCGGCAGCGGCAAGGAATTGGTCGCCCGTTGCCTGCACGACTTCGGCCCGAGGGCGAGCAAGCCTTTTGTCGCACTGAATTGCGCGGCCATTCCCGAACCGTTGTTCGAGGCGGAGCTGTTCGGCCATGAAAGCGGCGCGTTCACCGGCGCCCAGGGCAAGCGTATCGGCAAGCTCGAATACGCTCACGGCGGCACGTTGTTCCTCGATGAAATCGAGAGCATGCCCCTGGCCCAGCAGGTCAAGCTGCTGCGGGTGCTGCAGGAACAGAAGCTCGAACGGCTGGGCTCGAACCAGAGCATCCACGTCGACCTGCGGATCATCGCCGCGACCAAGCCCGACCTGTTGGATGAGGCCCGGGCCGGGCGCTTTCGCGAAGACCTTGCCTATCGCCTGAACATCGCCGAGCTGCGCTTGCCACCGCTACGGGAACGGCGCGAGGACATCCCGCTGCTGTTCGAACACTTCACCCACAGCGCCGCCGAGCGCCTGGGCCGCACCGCCGCGCCCCTGAGCGGCCCGCAGTTGAATCACCTGCTCAGCCATGCCTGGCCGGGCAACGTGCGTGAACTGGCCAACGTCGCCGAACGCCAGGTACTGGGGCTGGACCAGCCGCACACCCTGGACAGCGAGCCCGGGCAGTCACTGGCCGCCCAGCAGGAGGCCTTCGAAGCCCAATGCCTGCGCGCCGCCCTGACACGGCACAAGGGCGACGTGAAAGCGGTGCTCGAAGAGTTGCAACTGCCGCGCCGCACCTTCAATGAAAAGCTGCAGCGCCATGGGTTGAACCGGGAAATGTTTTTGCAGGACAACTGA
- a CDS encoding membrane protein: MKPSRLLLTWLAVLLAVSILLGALRALGVALPATLLSIDWGLMLALLALALIDAVRLKRLPSPRVQRQMPGSLALGRWGEVRLDITHDFAQPLQIQLFDHVPDGLDFDNLPLSVELQPGQRSQIGYRLRPLKRGHFSFEHCEVSLPSPLDLWSDRRLLDALDATRVYPDFARLYDGQLLAVDNWLSQLGIRQRQRRGQGQEFHQLREFREGDSLRQIDWKATARHRTPIAREYEDERDQQIIFMLDCGRRMRSQDGELSHFDHALNACLLLSYTALRQGDAVGLSTFASDQARYLAPVKGSGQLNVLLNAVYDLDSSQRPADYQAAVTQLLARQKRRALVVLVTNLRDEDDEELLAAVKRLGQQHRVLVASLREEALDRLRQAPVQTLPEALAYCGTVDYLNARAQLHQQLSAHAIPTLDARPSELGAQLVTQYLAWKKAGTA, encoded by the coding sequence ATGAAACCCTCCCGCCTGCTGCTGACCTGGCTCGCCGTCCTGCTGGCCGTGAGCATCCTGCTGGGTGCATTGCGGGCATTGGGCGTGGCGCTGCCGGCGACGCTGCTGTCGATCGACTGGGGCTTGATGCTGGCCCTGTTGGCCCTGGCGCTGATCGACGCCGTGCGCCTCAAGCGCTTGCCCTCGCCGCGGGTGCAACGGCAGATGCCGGGCAGTCTGGCGCTGGGACGCTGGGGTGAAGTCCGGTTGGACATTACCCATGATTTTGCCCAGCCCTTGCAGATTCAGCTTTTCGACCACGTACCGGACGGCCTGGATTTCGACAACCTGCCGCTGTCGGTCGAGCTTCAACCCGGCCAACGCAGTCAGATCGGCTACCGCCTGCGCCCGCTCAAGCGCGGCCATTTCAGCTTCGAACACTGCGAGGTCAGCCTGCCGAGCCCACTGGATCTGTGGTCTGACCGGCGCCTGCTGGACGCCCTCGACGCCACCCGCGTCTACCCCGATTTCGCCCGACTCTACGACGGCCAGTTACTGGCGGTAGACAACTGGCTCAGCCAGCTCGGCATACGCCAACGCCAGCGGCGGGGCCAGGGCCAGGAATTCCATCAACTGCGGGAATTTCGCGAAGGCGACAGCCTGCGGCAGATCGACTGGAAAGCCACCGCCCGCCATCGCACGCCGATTGCCCGGGAGTATGAGGACGAGCGCGACCAGCAGATCATCTTCATGCTCGATTGCGGCCGCCGCATGCGCAGCCAGGACGGCGAACTGTCGCATTTCGATCACGCGCTCAACGCCTGCCTGCTGCTCAGCTACACCGCGCTGCGCCAGGGCGACGCCGTGGGCCTGAGCACCTTCGCCAGCGACCAGGCTCGCTACCTCGCCCCGGTCAAGGGCAGCGGCCAGCTCAATGTCCTGCTCAACGCCGTGTACGACCTCGACAGCAGCCAGCGTCCCGCCGACTACCAGGCAGCCGTCACTCAACTGCTGGCCCGGCAAAAGCGCCGGGCGCTGGTGGTGCTGGTGACCAACCTGCGCGATGAAGACGACGAAGAACTGCTGGCCGCGGTGAAACGGCTGGGCCAACAGCATCGGGTCCTGGTGGCCAGCCTGCGTGAAGAAGCCCTCGACCGATTGCGTCAGGCGCCGGTGCAGACCCTGCCCGAAGCCCTGGCCTATTGCGGCACGGTGGATTATTTGAATGCGCGGGCCCAATTGCACCAGCAGTTGAGCGCCCACGCCATTCCCACGCTGGACGCCCGCCCCAGTGAGCTGGGCGCGCAACTGGTGACCCAGTACCTGGCCTGGAAGAAGGCCGGAACCGCTTAG
- a CDS encoding lipoprotein: MRFVLFIALALSITGCTRWSMNHHMNLAYKAYDRGNCEQVMLELSQVDRASRARRYMQPEVSMLRGQCLERQKLFIDAAQTYQFIIAQYPYSEYAFRARARLETLQSLGHYPTRSAAAIRPAS, translated from the coding sequence ATGCGATTCGTGCTTTTTATTGCCCTGGCCCTGAGTATCACGGGCTGCACCCGTTGGTCGATGAACCATCACATGAACCTGGCCTACAAGGCCTATGACCGTGGCAATTGCGAGCAGGTGATGCTCGAGCTGTCCCAGGTCGACCGCGCCAGCCGTGCCCGCCGCTACATGCAGCCGGAAGTCTCGATGCTGCGTGGCCAGTGCCTGGAGCGCCAGAAGCTGTTCATCGATGCGGCGCAAACGTATCAGTTCATCATTGCGCAGTACCCTTACAGCGAATATGCATTCCGCGCCCGCGCCCGTCTTGAAACCTTGCAGAGCCTGGGGCATTACCCGACGCGCAGTGCCGCGGCGATCCGTCCTGCGTCCTGA
- a CDS encoding pyruvate kinase (catalyzes the formation of phosphoenolpyruvate from pyruvate), producing the protein MSVRRTKIVATLGPASHSPEVLEQLILAGLDVARLNFSHGTPDEHKARAKLVRDLAAKHGRFVALLGDLQGPKIRIAKFANKRIELKIGDTFTFSTSHPLTEGNQQVVGIDYPDLVKDCGVGDELLLDDGRVVMRVDTATATELVCTVIIGGPLSDHKGINRRGGGLTAPALTEKDKADIKLAAEMEVDYLAVSFPRDAADMEYARQLRDEAGGTAWLVAKIERAEAVADDDTLDGLIKASDAVMVARGDLGVEIGDAELVGIQKKIILHARRHNKAVIVATQMMESMIQNPMPTRAEVSDVANAVLDYTDAVMLSAESAAGLYPLEAVQAMARICLGAEKHPTSKTSSHRIGKTFERCDESIALATMYTANHFPGVKAIIALTESGYTPLIMSRIRSSVPIYAFSPHRETQARAAMFRGVYTVPFDPAALQPGEVSQAAVDELVKRGVVQTGDWVILTKGDSYHTIGGTNGMKILHVGDPMV; encoded by the coding sequence ATGTCCGTCCGTCGCACCAAAATCGTCGCTACCCTTGGCCCGGCCAGTCACTCGCCGGAAGTTCTCGAACAGCTGATTCTGGCTGGCCTGGACGTCGCCCGCCTGAACTTTTCCCACGGCACCCCCGACGAGCACAAGGCTCGTGCCAAGCTGGTGCGCGACCTCGCCGCCAAGCACGGCCGCTTCGTTGCCCTGCTGGGTGACCTGCAAGGCCCCAAGATCCGTATCGCCAAATTCGCCAACAAGCGCATCGAGCTGAAGATCGGTGACACCTTCACCTTCTCCACCAGCCATCCGCTGACCGAAGGCAACCAGCAGGTGGTGGGTATCGACTACCCGGACCTGGTCAAGGACTGCGGCGTGGGCGACGAGCTGCTGCTCGACGACGGTCGCGTGGTGATGCGCGTCGATACCGCCACGGCCACCGAACTGGTCTGCACCGTGATCATCGGCGGCCCGCTGTCGGACCATAAAGGCATCAACCGTCGCGGCGGTGGCCTGACGGCGCCGGCCCTGACCGAAAAAGACAAGGCCGACATCAAGCTGGCCGCGGAAATGGAAGTCGACTACCTCGCCGTGTCCTTCCCTCGTGACGCTGCCGACATGGAATATGCCCGTCAACTGCGCGACGAGGCCGGTGGCACCGCCTGGCTGGTGGCGAAGATCGAACGCGCCGAAGCCGTGGCCGACGACGACACCCTCGACGGCCTGATCAAGGCATCCGACGCCGTGATGGTGGCCCGTGGCGACCTCGGCGTGGAAATCGGTGACGCCGAGCTGGTGGGCATCCAGAAGAAAATCATCCTGCACGCACGCCGCCACAACAAAGCGGTGATCGTGGCGACCCAGATGATGGAGTCGATGATCCAGAACCCGATGCCGACCCGCGCCGAAGTCTCCGACGTAGCCAACGCCGTGCTCGACTACACGGACGCCGTGATGCTCTCGGCCGAAAGCGCCGCCGGCCTCTACCCGCTCGAAGCGGTGCAGGCCATGGCCCGTATCTGCCTGGGCGCCGAGAAGCACCCGACCAGCAAGACCTCCAGCCACCGCATCGGCAAGACCTTCGAGCGGTGTGACGAGAGCATCGCCCTGGCGACGATGTACACCGCCAACCACTTCCCGGGCGTGAAGGCGATCATCGCCCTGACCGAAAGTGGCTACACCCCGCTGATCATGTCGCGCATCCGTTCCTCGGTGCCGATCTACGCGTTCTCCCCCCATCGCGAAACCCAGGCCCGTGCCGCCATGTTCCGTGGCGTCTACACCGTGCCCTTCGACCCGGCCGCCCTGCAACCGGGCGAAGTCAGCCAGGCGGCGGTGGATGAACTGGTCAAGCGCGGCGTGGTGCAGACCGGCGATTGGGTGATCCTGACCAAAGGCGACAGCTACCACACCATCGGCGGCACCAACGGGATGAAAATCCTCCATGTTGGCGACCCGATGGTCTGA
- a CDS encoding pilus assembly protein PilZ, with protein MYKKRRIERQQLPYFLKVFNGVNDKPLGFLGNVSQDGLMLISHLPLMVGADFDLLLKLPADEGPSLNIKLKATCLWCHEDVTPQHFDAGFSLHWAPPEYSQLVNALRQYFSFHTLPASA; from the coding sequence ATGTACAAAAAGAGGCGTATCGAACGGCAACAGCTGCCGTACTTCCTGAAAGTGTTTAACGGCGTCAATGACAAGCCCCTCGGATTCCTGGGTAATGTCTCTCAGGATGGCCTGATGTTGATCAGCCATCTGCCGTTGATGGTGGGGGCCGACTTTGACTTGCTCCTCAAGCTGCCGGCCGATGAGGGGCCGTCGCTGAACATTAAGTTGAAAGCCACCTGCCTGTGGTGCCACGAAGACGTGACGCCGCAACACTTCGACGCCGGCTTCAGCCTGCATTGGGCGCCGCCGGAGTACAGCCAACTGGTCAATGCGTTGCGCCAGTATTTCAGTTTCCACACGTTGCCAGCGTCGGCCTGA
- a CDS encoding enoyl-CoA hydratase (Catalyzes the reversible hydration of unsaturated fatty acyl-CoA to beta-hydroxyacyl-CoA) → MSETLLLDRERGLLTMRLNRADKKNALTRAMYSQLAQALATADADPKIRAVLLTGSSDCFTAGNDIVDFLEQPPDDLDNPVFQFMLALLECRKPVIAAVAGPAVGIGTTLLLHCDLVYVSRDARLRMPFVNLGLCPEFGSSLILPRLLGQARAAQLLLLGEGFSGEQAVAWGLATEALDTGDAALAKAREVGLRFESLPPEAVRISKQLMKAPGRESLRRAIEEEGALFIQRLRSPEAMAALSGFIERR, encoded by the coding sequence ATGAGCGAAACCCTGTTACTTGACCGCGAGCGCGGCTTGCTGACGATGCGGCTGAACCGTGCGGACAAGAAAAACGCCCTGACCCGGGCCATGTACAGTCAATTGGCCCAGGCCCTGGCGACGGCCGACGCCGACCCGAAGATTCGCGCGGTCCTGCTGACCGGTTCCAGCGACTGCTTCACCGCCGGTAACGACATCGTCGACTTCCTCGAACAGCCGCCGGACGATCTCGATAACCCGGTGTTCCAGTTCATGCTCGCCCTGCTGGAGTGCCGCAAGCCGGTGATTGCCGCCGTCGCTGGGCCGGCGGTCGGCATCGGCACCACGCTGTTGCTGCATTGCGACCTGGTCTACGTCAGCCGGGATGCGCGGCTGCGGATGCCGTTCGTCAACCTGGGGCTGTGTCCGGAGTTCGGCTCCAGCCTGATCCTGCCGCGATTGCTGGGCCAGGCCAGGGCGGCGCAATTGTTGTTGCTGGGCGAGGGCTTCAGTGGTGAACAGGCGGTCGCCTGGGGCCTGGCCACCGAGGCGTTGGACACGGGGGACGCGGCCTTGGCCAAGGCGCGTGAGGTGGGGCTGAGGTTCGAGTCGCTGCCGCCTGAAGCCGTGCGCATCAGCAAGCAGTTGATGAAGGCACCGGGTCGCGAATCGTTGCGCCGGGCGATCGAGGAGGAGGGTGCCTTGTTCATCCAGCGACTGCGCTCGCCGGAAGCGATGGCGGCGTTGTCGGGGTTTATCGAGCGGCGTTGA